One window of the Passer domesticus isolate bPasDom1 chromosome W, bPasDom1.hap1, whole genome shotgun sequence genome contains the following:
- the LOC135289018 gene encoding transcription initiation factor TFIID subunit 4-like codes for MKMESSLVSSHKGQPKQELVTPGRVKLVTPGVTTESSLELKKRDPEDGQSSQPWLQTGEPVGLSWRLCPETAEQQSCTAGSTRTLSKDLWEFMDAAFEWTKDQGVTHPTMYGVHLWLLFCILEKREAAGDIIARWPRRAPFPPGSAREKPPKEDEPRVRSPPALPTAEQKFFSAPLEHEQTELPSPPPAPSLGGDGKPAPPLSGPVPPTSPRNSPLPPPRGDAGPPQPAPREAPDPVAPPQPAPREALDPAAPRHPAPREVPKPAAPPAAPPPPADPPVLPGNAINNNGSLAPRPAAVLLSLGAAGAASVPSPSASPPATEFATAQAAPARADPVPSPPPPPVPPLPADPIAVQEHAENGAEPTGPPQEPTPAPVLPAPPTPVVPPVSEAPSLASDPAKSLSFRGGGVARQLTAGAVRLAVFKISVVRGSFRVWLGASPWGLGCLPPPERPSAVGELGPGNSASGPQPRGDGGAEGQKAGAVPFALQEQETQSKASIARLLWGQESLRCGMKIPEKASLPELPVCTGAAGGRKHWVISALKTLAAWSCQVLSTQSPPHRLVLGPLAHFPGPGPPPHPVLGLGTLLSPQGPGPPFCEPGLGSLVHPPGPGPPKGSRDPLLLLFFFWKKKKKLMKKSRKS; via the exons atgaaaatggagtcaagcctcgtgtcctcacacaaggggcaGCCTAAACaagaattggtgacccctggacgtgtgaaactgGTCACCCCAGGAGTGACCAcggagtccagcctggagctgaagaaacgagaccctgaagatgggcagagttcacagccgtggctgcaaacaggagaacctgttggactttcctggagattgtgtccagagaccgcagagcagcagagctgcacagctggatccacaaggacactgtctaaag atctttgggagttcatggacgCTGCTTTTGAGTGGACAAAGGACCAGGGTGTTACACACCCAACAATGTATGGAGTGCACCTATGGCTcttattctgtattttggaaaaaagggaGGCTGCGGGGGACATCATTGCTCGGTGGCCCCGTCGCGCTCCGTTCCCACCAGGTTCGGCACGAGAGAAGCCTCCcaaagaagacgaaccgcgGGTTCGCAGCCCCCCCGCATTGCCCAcggctgagcaaaagtttttctccgctcccttggagcatgagcagacagagctgccttcccccccccccgctccttctcttgggggggatgggaagccggccccgccgctttccgggccAGTCCCGCCCACTTCGCCGCGGAATTCTCCACTCCCCCCACCCCGGGGGGACGCGggtccgcctcagccagccccgcgggaggcacCGGACCCTgtggctccgcctcagccagccccgcgggaggcactggaccccgcggctccgcgtCACCCGGCCCCGCGGGAGGTGCCGAAGCCGgcggctccgcccgcggccccgccacctcccgccgatccgcccgtgttgccaggcaacgcGATCAACAACAATGGTTCCCTGGCGCCGCGACCCgcggctgtgctgctgtccctgggagctgcaggagctgcctccgtgccttctccctctgcatCACCGCCGGCAACTGAATTCGCAACGGCGCAGGCGGCGCCTGCGCGGGCCGATCCCGtgccgagcccgccgcccccgcctgtcccgccgctccctgccgacccaattgcagtgcaagagcatgccgagaatggtgctgagcccacgggaccgcctcaagagccgacaccagcgcccgtgctgcccgcaccacccaccccagttgtcccgccAGTTTCCGAAGCTCCATCACtcgcatcagaccctgcgaagagcctgtccttccgtggaggAGGCGTGGCCCGCCAGCTGACcgcaggagcagttcggctggctgtgttcaaaatcagtgtggttCGCGGGTCATTTCGCGTGTGGTtgggggcttctccctgggggttggggtgcctgcctccccccgagcgccccagTGCTGTGGGGGAGTTGGGTCCTGGAAATTCTGCCtctggtccccagcccagaggggatggtggtgccgaggggcagaaagcaggagcagtgccatttgcattgcaggagcaagagacacagagcaaagcaagcattgctcgcttgctctggggacaagagTCCCTCAGATGTGGGATgaaaattcctgagaaagcttctcttcccgagctgccggtgtgcaccggtgctgctggggggaggaagcattgggtcatttctgcactcaagacactggcagcatggtcctgccaggttctgagcacacagagcccgcctcacaggctggttctgggccctttggctcatttccctgggccagggccaCCGCCCCatccagtgctgggtttggggactttgctttccccacagggacctgggccaccattctgtgagccaggtctgggttctctggtccatccaccaggaccagggccacccaagggttctagagaccctctgctgctgctcttcttcttttggaaaaaaaaaaaaaaattaatgaagaaaagtagaaagagctag